AACGGGTACGTGCCGGGGCACGCGGAGCTGGCGTTGGGGCTGTTGCGGGCCGAGCCGGGGGTGCGTCAGCTGTTCACGGCGCGGGTCGCGGCAGACTGAGGTCATGACGAACCCCTCGACGTTGTACCGCGGCGGCGTGCTGCACTGCCCCGCCGACCCGAGCGCCACCGCGCTGCTGGTGTCCGGTGGGCGGATTGCCTGGTTGGGGACCGACGGTGACGCGCCGCCGGCCGACCGGGTGGTGGACCTGGATGGGGCGTTGGTGACGCCGGCGTTCGTCGACGCGCACGTGCACGCCACCGACACGGGGTTGGCGTTGTCGGGGCTGGAGTTGTCCGGGGTGCGCTCGGCGGCGCAGTTGCTCGACGCGGTGGCCGGGTTCGCGGCGGGCCTGCCGGCGGACGCGGTGCTGCTGGGCCACGGCTGGGACGAGTCGGGTTGGTCGGATGCGACGTTGCCGGACGCGGCGGCGTTGGATCGGGCGGCCGGGGGTCGGCGGGTGTACCTGTCGCAGGCGTCGATCCACTCGGCGTTGGTGTCGTCGGCGTTGCTGGCGGCGTGCCCCGAAGCGGCCGACGCGGCGGGGTACGACGCGTCGGGGTGGTTGCGGCGCGACGCGCACCACGTGGTGCGGGCGGCGGCGCAGGCGTCGGTGAGCCGGGCGCAGCGGGTCGCCGCACAACGGGCCGCCCTCGCGCACGCGGCGTCGTTGGGGATCGCGGCGGTGCACGAGTGCGGCGGTCCGGACATCTCCGACGAGGAGGACTTCACCGGGCTGCTGGGCATCTCCGGTGCGGGGTTGCCGGAGGTGTACGGGTACTGGGGTGAGCTGGGTGGCGCCGCCCGTGCCCGGGAGTTGGGTGCGGTGGGCGCCGGAGGTGACCTGTTCGCCGACGGGGCGTTGGGTTCGCGTACGGCGCACGTGTCGCAGCCGTACGGCGACGGTGACGACTGCGGGCACGGGTACCTGACGGCCGAGCAGGTGCGTGATCACTTGCTGGACTGCGCGGCGCACGGCATGCAGGGCGGTTTCCACGCGATCGGTGACGCGGCGATCGGCACCGTCCTGGACGGTTTCGCGGCGGCAGCGGAGTCGCTGGGTGTGGAGCGCCTGCGGGCGGCCCGGCACCGCATCGAGCACGCGGAGATCATGAACAAGCGGTTGATCGCGCGGTTCGTGGAGTACGGGGTCGTGGCGAGCATGCAGCCGGCGTTCGACCGGCTG
This portion of the Micromonospora zamorensis genome encodes:
- a CDS encoding amidohydrolase, whose amino-acid sequence is MTNPSTLYRGGVLHCPADPSATALLVSGGRIAWLGTDGDAPPADRVVDLDGALVTPAFVDAHVHATDTGLALSGLELSGVRSAAQLLDAVAGFAAGLPADAVLLGHGWDESGWSDATLPDAAALDRAAGGRRVYLSQASIHSALVSSALLAACPEAADAAGYDASGWLRRDAHHVVRAAAQASVSRAQRVAAQRAALAHAASLGIAAVHECGGPDISDEEDFTGLLGISGAGLPEVYGYWGELGGAARARELGAVGAGGDLFADGALGSRTAHVSQPYGDGDDCGHGYLTAEQVRDHLLDCAAHGMQGGFHAIGDAAIGTVLDGFAAAAESLGVERLRAARHRIEHAEIMNKRLIARFVEYGVVASMQPAFDRLWGGAGRMYEARLGLDRSLESNPMGAMHSVGVAMAFGSDSPVTPLDPWGSVRAAVSHHNPAQRMSVRSAFAAHTRGGWRAVHLDVEGVLALGAPATFTVWSTPAGVERGLPVLLAEDPEERGPDDPTPLPVCRRLVLRGEVIYEEGSS